Proteins encoded by one window of Lactobacillus sp. ESL0684:
- a CDS encoding TIM-barrel domain-containing protein — protein MIQDIQNPKHQLGSLTGANRCENYYELHYSTGEVARFYILADGIFRFLLDPTKIFEENQTSLIQLANFDQSHFNQSTVRATNDSLIIQAGHYQILFGKEPAIISIFDEELHRTRMAQAKPLELNANQTSEFLVQNKNEFYYGGGLQNGYFGHKGRQIEIKHDQITGKGGVITQTPFFWSNTGYGELRNTNQTGTYDFGVNDHRLTTISHQDRIFDTFYLIGKTTQDILVKYYSLTGKPLMPPKYSLGLGHIGNYETTLWQPSQAKDRNASKIAGNYYTRTQDSTVATKKASLNGEEDYQFSARAMIDRYKKLHFALSWFIPNYNTQPDHEALASFNEYAHSQDVQPGYWHAKETDLPNTTSFTLTNNSAAVTSDNEKLLASLNSKRPLVLNTHGSIGMQSKAAIIFSDIGGNWENITTQVAGLIGASLSGIPFASTAVDGDQGGGNAQINIRDFEWKAFTPLLFNLDDQGEFSKTPFAFNKKITEINQAYLQLRYQFQSYLYTLSYQAQNGATIVGPIFINFPNELVNYTEQFKSEFMLGTNLLIAPITNGREDANGRSRKDNLYLPDQRTMWIDLFTGEKYAGGRVYNHLTYALWHLPVFVRGGSIFDFGQRNFVFYPQGQSSTTIYDDDDLNDFIHNHTETKISSIKSANELTITIDPIQGNYPSLEPEQPTMLTIMCDAYPDQITVKINDQRLSLQEFGTIDAFNHAKEGFFYNSNYSPVPAFNYYQAPKQAALQIKLAARDITTSKFEIIIHNHVYGDNVLVHAITDSLLPSPKLPAVDPSKITAHSFELAWSKTSQVEVEINQILYQGIVGSSFTFHELAPNTRYIIRMRYVMGNKVSEWSDYFGVITKHAASEYAIKDIAVTANFTSEPNHPLQYLTDLKLASEWQTNTVATKEKPLQLTFTFKDIEKLSRMVLVPRNIDHNGNPTDISIAISTDEVNYTTYAEHIHWKADSKNKVVGLRDVRAKSLRLTIHEASGAIVAAKEIEFFRAKK, from the coding sequence ATGATACAAGATATTCAAAATCCAAAACACCAGTTAGGCTCACTAACTGGTGCCAATCGCTGTGAAAATTATTACGAACTGCATTATTCAACAGGAGAAGTCGCCCGCTTTTACATATTAGCTGACGGTATTTTCCGATTTTTACTTGATCCAACTAAGATTTTTGAGGAAAATCAGACTTCGTTAATTCAATTAGCTAACTTTGATCAATCTCATTTTAATCAGTCTACAGTACGAGCAACTAATGACTCACTTATTATTCAAGCTGGGCATTATCAAATCTTATTTGGAAAAGAACCAGCTATAATTAGTATTTTTGATGAGGAATTACATAGAACTCGGATGGCGCAAGCTAAGCCTTTAGAACTTAACGCTAACCAGACAAGTGAATTTTTGGTTCAGAATAAAAACGAATTTTACTATGGTGGTGGTTTGCAAAATGGCTATTTCGGCCATAAAGGTCGCCAAATTGAGATTAAGCACGATCAAATTACTGGTAAAGGCGGCGTAATCACGCAAACTCCTTTCTTTTGGTCTAATACTGGCTATGGCGAATTGCGCAATACTAACCAAACAGGCACCTATGATTTCGGCGTTAATGATCATCGCCTAACAACTATTAGTCATCAAGATCGGATTTTTGATACTTTTTACCTAATTGGTAAGACTACTCAAGATATCTTAGTAAAATATTATTCCTTAACTGGTAAACCGCTAATGCCGCCAAAATATAGCTTAGGCCTAGGTCATATTGGTAATTATGAAACTACCTTATGGCAACCAAGTCAGGCTAAAGACCGCAATGCTAGCAAAATTGCTGGAAATTATTACACGCGTACTCAAGATTCTACAGTTGCCACCAAGAAGGCCTCTCTTAACGGCGAAGAAGATTATCAATTCTCAGCTCGCGCAATGATCGATCGTTACAAAAAACTACACTTTGCTTTAAGCTGGTTTATCCCTAACTATAATACTCAACCCGATCACGAGGCGCTTGCGAGCTTTAATGAATATGCACACAGCCAAGATGTGCAACCAGGATATTGGCATGCAAAAGAAACTGACTTACCAAACACCACTAGCTTCACATTAACAAATAATAGCGCAGCAGTGACATCAGATAATGAAAAGTTGCTAGCTAGTCTAAACAGCAAGCGACCGCTAGTATTAAATACTCACGGCAGCATAGGTATGCAGTCAAAAGCAGCCATCATCTTTAGCGACATCGGTGGTAATTGGGAAAACATCACTACCCAAGTTGCTGGACTCATTGGAGCTAGCTTGTCTGGGATACCCTTTGCTAGTACAGCAGTTGACGGCGACCAAGGCGGCGGTAATGCGCAAATTAATATTCGTGACTTTGAATGGAAAGCCTTTACCCCACTATTATTTAATCTTGATGATCAAGGTGAGTTTAGTAAAACACCTTTTGCTTTCAATAAAAAGATAACTGAGATTAACCAAGCATATTTACAATTACGTTATCAGTTCCAAAGTTATCTATATACACTAAGTTATCAAGCTCAAAATGGTGCTACAATTGTCGGCCCAATATTTATTAACTTTCCTAATGAGTTAGTTAATTATACTGAACAGTTTAAAAGTGAATTTATGCTTGGTACCAATTTACTAATTGCTCCAATTACCAATGGTCGTGAAGATGCCAATGGCCGCTCACGCAAAGATAACCTATATTTACCCGATCAGCGCACCATGTGGATTGACTTGTTTACTGGTGAAAAATATGCTGGTGGTCGAGTTTATAATCATCTTACTTATGCTTTGTGGCACTTACCCGTTTTTGTTCGCGGCGGAAGTATTTTTGACTTTGGTCAGCGCAATTTTGTCTTCTATCCACAGGGACAAAGCAGTACCACAATTTATGACGATGATGATCTGAACGATTTTATTCATAACCATACTGAAACCAAAATTAGCAGCATTAAAAGCGCTAATGAGCTAACGATAACCATTGATCCTATTCAGGGTAATTATCCAAGTCTTGAACCAGAACAACCTACTATGCTTACTATTATGTGTGATGCTTATCCTGATCAAATAACGGTTAAGATTAATGACCAAAGATTATCACTACAAGAATTTGGAACAATTGATGCCTTTAACCATGCTAAAGAAGGCTTCTTCTACAATTCGAATTACAGTCCTGTACCAGCATTCAACTATTATCAAGCTCCTAAACAAGCGGCACTACAAATCAAATTAGCCGCTCGCGATATTACTACTAGCAAGTTTGAAATCATTATTCATAATCATGTTTATGGCGATAATGTCCTCGTTCACGCCATTACTGATAGTTTATTACCATCACCTAAGTTGCCAGCAGTTGATCCAAGCAAGATTACGGCACACTCTTTTGAACTTGCATGGTCAAAAACCAGTCAGGTAGAAGTAGAGATTAATCAGATTCTTTACCAAGGAATTGTTGGGAGTTCCTTTACTTTCCATGAATTAGCTCCCAATACCCGTTATATTATCCGAATGCGCTATGTCATGGGCAATAAAGTATCTGAATGGTCAGACTACTTCGGAGTTATCACTAAACATGCCGCTAGTGAATATGCAATTAAAGATATCGCTGTTACCGCTAATTTTACCAGTGAACCTAATCATCCATTGCAATACTTAACTGACCTAAAACTAGCTAGTGAATGGCAAACTAACACTGTTGCTACTAAAGAAAAGCCTCTGCAATTAACTTTTACCTTTAAAGATATTGAGAAACTGAGCCGTATGGTACTAGTACCACGCAATATTGACCATAATGGTAATCCTACTGATATTAGTATTGCGATTTCTACCGAT
- the nagA gene encoding N-acetylglucosamine-6-phosphate deacetylase codes for MTYYIHADKFFLENTTEEGGYLEVQDNGKFGFYYRENEKPAGKIIDYTGQWIAPGLVDTHVHGSLKEDVMKSDWQGINHLSEGFLRSGVTSWLPTTYTAGADTLMQICQMFGKHKGEETGAKIQGLHFEGPYFTAEHAGAENPKYLLDPDIDQFNAWRDASSGLLNKISLAPERKGAKEFIREAVKEGVVVSLGHSSSNYEQATDGIEAGATMFTHTFNGMPDPSHHAPTMSNAAMALNNVTAELICDGHHVKPALVRAFVQLKGPEHIALITDCMEAGMMPDGDYSLGELPVYVKDGMARLKDGDNLAGSILQLNTAVKNIVDWNVATPEAAIMMASYVPAKSAHILDECGSIAPDKAADFLVLNPDMTLSETYLNGESRYQA; via the coding sequence ATGACTTATTATATCCATGCAGATAAATTTTTCTTAGAAAATACCACTGAGGAGGGTGGTTATCTGGAAGTTCAAGATAATGGCAAATTTGGTTTTTATTATCGTGAAAATGAAAAACCGGCTGGCAAGATTATCGATTACACAGGTCAATGGATTGCACCGGGCTTAGTTGATACTCACGTTCACGGTTCGCTCAAAGAAGATGTCATGAAGAGTGATTGGCAAGGAATTAATCACTTGTCAGAGGGTTTTTTACGGTCGGGTGTAACTAGTTGGCTGCCAACAACTTATACGGCTGGTGCCGATACACTCATGCAAATTTGTCAAATGTTTGGCAAGCACAAAGGTGAAGAAACAGGTGCCAAAATTCAAGGACTGCATTTTGAAGGCCCGTATTTTACCGCTGAACATGCAGGAGCAGAGAATCCAAAGTATTTACTTGATCCAGATATTGATCAGTTTAATGCTTGGCGCGATGCATCAAGTGGTTTATTAAATAAAATTTCCTTAGCACCTGAAAGAAAGGGAGCCAAGGAATTTATTCGTGAGGCTGTTAAAGAAGGCGTAGTGGTTTCTTTAGGACATTCTAGTAGCAATTATGAACAAGCTACTGATGGCATAGAAGCTGGTGCAACGATGTTTACTCATACTTTTAATGGGATGCCAGATCCTTCTCATCATGCACCAACAATGTCTAATGCGGCAATGGCCTTAAATAATGTTACGGCAGAGTTGATTTGTGATGGTCATCACGTTAAGCCAGCATTGGTGCGTGCTTTTGTGCAATTAAAAGGCCCAGAACATATTGCCCTAATTACTGATTGTATGGAAGCTGGGATGATGCCTGACGGCGATTATAGCTTGGGTGAATTACCAGTTTATGTTAAGGATGGTATGGCTCGGCTAAAAGACGGTGATAATTTAGCTGGTAGTATTTTGCAACTGAATACAGCTGTTAAGAATATCGTTGACTGGAATGTAGCTACTCCAGAAGCAGCAATTATGATGGCTTCTTATGTTCCAGCTAAGAGTGCTCATATTTTAGATGAGTGTGGTTCGATTGCACCAGATAAGGCCGCCGATTTCTTAGTGCTTAATCCAGATATGACCTTGAGTGAAACCTATTTAAATGGTGAATCACGTTATCAAGCTTAA
- a CDS encoding IS3 family transposase: protein MSRSNYYYTINKADKDAKNTPLMTLIRKIYEANQHRYGYRRIALAINNLGIKVNHKKVKRLMLKMKLFGISIKGWRKYNSYRGIQGPIKPDLIRRNFSAILPNHKWYSDVTEFKLNGQKTYLLPIIDGCTQEIISYTISRHPNLKQTMAMLELAWQKHLALNRLIFHTVSIEKLRNTIRVRELLLVLYF from the coding sequence ATGTCGCGTAGTAATTATTACTACACCATTAACAAAGCAGATAAAGATGCGAAAAATACGCCGTTAATGACTTTAATTCGTAAGATATATGAAGCTAACCAGCATCGTTACGGTTATCGTCGGATTGCTTTAGCAATTAATAATTTAGGGATTAAAGTTAACCATAAAAAAGTAAAGCGATTAATGCTCAAAATGAAATTATTTGGCATTAGCATCAAGGGCTGGCGTAAATACAACAGTTATCGCGGTATTCAAGGTCCAATTAAACCAGATTTGATTAGACGTAATTTTAGCGCTATTTTACCTAATCACAAGTGGTATTCCGATGTCACCGAGTTCAAACTTAATGGTCAAAAGACTTATTTGTTACCAATTATTGACGGTTGCACGCAGGAAATTATTTCTTACACAATTTCACGTCATCCTAATTTAAAACAGACTATGGCAATGTTAGAGTTAGCTTGGCAGAAGCATCTGGCATTGAATAGACTAATATTTCATACCGTAAGTATAGAGAAATTACGAAACACAATACGTGTGAGAGAATTACTACTTGTTTTATATTTTTAA
- a CDS encoding helix-turn-helix transcriptional regulator: MISIDFGKRLKELRVNAGISQEKFALKIDMDRTYYASVEAGKRNISLFNIKKIADGFGISLSELFENL; this comes from the coding sequence ATGATATCTATTGATTTTGGTAAGCGTCTTAAAGAACTCAGAGTTAATGCTGGGATTAGCCAAGAAAAGTTTGCTTTAAAGATCGATATGGATAGAACTTACTACGCTTCTGTAGAAGCAGGTAAGCGAAACATATCCTTATTTAATATTAAAAAAATTGCAGATGGATTTGGAATATCTCTTAGCGAATTATTTGAAAATTTATAA
- a CDS encoding TdeIII family type II restriction endonuclease — MSEETELKTFIIDQLKDMAKTIVKNTEKNIKSRTNNPFNSISDEVGKHMGLGRSFDSQLGTRLQKIALYLARRKYGKENVPNIILMSSKNNQDIVNVVRIAYDLSPEFGMTQKVYWKEPGFDFKGVFTHELIKLYKKDPSKFCIKNDSIHCTIDEILTIKNKINEIDENGNGIPVDLVFFDKKDNAHTFELKAGGNLDTKNTKSNVSEVENLKLIFKIFGNNESKFATCYNNNGEGNTPKGTIFNKLSSKEQAVGKNFWEEILPKSLTYDKFIQIYHKAFKEAKVEETIVK, encoded by the coding sequence ATGTCGGAAGAAACGGAACTTAAAACTTTTATCATTGATCAACTTAAAGATATGGCTAAAACTATTGTTAAAAATACAGAAAAAAACATTAAATCTAGAACTAATAATCCATTCAATAGTATATCTGATGAAGTTGGAAAGCATATGGGATTAGGAAGAAGTTTTGATTCACAGTTAGGAACACGACTGCAAAAAATAGCTTTATATCTTGCAAGAAGAAAATATGGAAAAGAAAACGTCCCAAATATTATTTTAATGAGTTCTAAGAACAATCAAGATATTGTTAATGTTGTTCGTATAGCATATGACTTGAGTCCTGAATTTGGAATGACACAAAAAGTATATTGGAAAGAACCAGGTTTTGACTTCAAGGGTGTATTTACACATGAACTTATAAAGCTTTATAAAAAAGATCCTAGTAAATTCTGTATCAAAAACGACAGTATTCATTGTACAATTGATGAAATATTAACTATAAAAAACAAAATTAACGAGATAGATGAAAACGGAAATGGAATTCCAGTAGATTTGGTATTCTTCGATAAAAAAGATAATGCACACACATTTGAGCTTAAAGCTGGCGGTAATCTTGATACCAAAAATACTAAGTCAAACGTGAGCGAAGTTGAAAACTTGAAACTTATTTTTAAGATCTTCGGTAACAATGAATCTAAATTTGCAACATGCTATAATAACAATGGAGAAGGTAATACACCTAAGGGAACAATATTTAATAAATTATCTTCTAAAGAACAAGCAGTTGGTAAAAACTTTTGGGAAGAAATACTTCCTAAAAGTTTAACCTACGACAAATTTATACAAATTTATCATAAAGCTTTCAAAGAAGCAAAAGTAGAAGAAACTATCGTAAAATGA
- a CDS encoding site-specific DNA-methyltransferase: MSFYNIYNADCRKQIKLIKDSSVDFILTDPPYNIAKYSTGNINLSGRSSINNDVGKWDLNAINPADFLYDFKRILKPDGNIFIFTSYNLIGKWHAVFDPEFDTFQFFIWHKTNPIPKIYKNGFLNSCEMIICLWNKGHKWNFSSQTKMHNFYESPICMGNERLKNPKHPAQKPLKLLKHFIKIASDEGDIVYDPFMGVGSTGVAANLLNRSFIGCEIDDIYFNAAKDRLKI, encoded by the coding sequence ATGAGTTTTTACAATATATATAATGCTGATTGTCGTAAACAAATTAAGTTAATTAAAGATTCTTCCGTTGATTTTATATTAACAGATCCTCCATACAACATAGCAAAGTATTCTACAGGTAATATAAACCTTTCAGGAAGAAGTTCAATAAATAACGATGTAGGGAAATGGGATTTAAATGCTATTAATCCTGCTGATTTTTTATATGATTTTAAGAGAATACTTAAGCCTGACGGAAATATTTTTATTTTTACCAGTTACAATTTAATTGGTAAATGGCATGCTGTTTTTGACCCAGAATTTGACACTTTTCAATTCTTTATATGGCATAAAACTAATCCTATACCCAAAATATATAAAAATGGCTTTCTAAATAGTTGTGAAATGATTATCTGTCTTTGGAACAAGGGGCATAAATGGAATTTCTCTTCTCAAACAAAAATGCATAATTTTTATGAATCACCAATATGCATGGGAAACGAGCGCTTAAAGAATCCAAAACATCCTGCACAAAAACCTTTAAAATTGCTAAAGCATTTCATAAAAATAGCAAGTGATGAAGGTGACATTGTTTATGATCCATTTATGGGTGTAGGCTCTACCGGTGTAGCAGCTAACTTGCTAAATCGATCATTTATAGGCTGTGAAATTGATGATATATATTTCAATGCAGCAAAAGATAGATTAAAAATATAG
- a CDS encoding DNA adenine methylase has translation MKPILKWPGGKEKELEIIRKKIPTYSGRYVEPFVGGGAVFFDTSNPSCYINDKSSDLINFYNCIKDKDKDFVRCIQQEYEEFLLISSIIEDNKSLVLDVYNQNIPIDTFVRIFLEEFKLFTSDYSRIFVKELKSNLSRKIKRSAKLEKENGAISSKDKMANIEAAVKSAYYMYIRYLLNNMTSFSKGRQAAIFWFIREYCYSSMFRYNKNGDFNVPYGGISYNKKDFGKKIRYALSTEVFDKLRNTSIQNKDFEKFIDELRLNKNDFIFLDPPYDSDFSTYDKNKFGKSEQKRLFNCLKHTSARFMLIIKNTEFIYEMYHDTFHIESFTKNYLVSFMNRNEKKVKHLIITNY, from the coding sequence ATGAAACCTATTTTAAAATGGCCAGGTGGCAAAGAAAAAGAGTTAGAAATAATAAGAAAAAAAATTCCGACTTATAGCGGAAGATATGTCGAGCCCTTTGTCGGTGGTGGAGCAGTTTTTTTTGATACAAGTAATCCATCTTGCTACATTAATGATAAATCGTCAGATCTTATAAACTTTTATAATTGTATAAAGGATAAAGATAAGGATTTTGTAAGATGTATTCAACAAGAGTACGAAGAGTTTTTATTAATCAGTAGTATAATTGAGGATAATAAAAGTCTTGTTTTGGATGTATATAACCAAAATATTCCAATAGATACTTTTGTCAGAATATTTTTGGAAGAATTCAAATTATTTACTAGTGATTATAGCCGTATTTTTGTAAAAGAGTTAAAAAGTAACCTTTCTAGAAAAATAAAAAGATCAGCAAAGTTAGAAAAAGAAAATGGTGCTATTTCTAGTAAAGATAAAATGGCCAATATAGAAGCTGCTGTTAAATCTGCTTATTATATGTATATACGCTATCTACTAAATAATATGACTTCTTTTTCTAAAGGTAGGCAAGCAGCTATTTTTTGGTTTATACGTGAATACTGCTACTCTTCAATGTTTAGATATAATAAAAATGGAGATTTTAATGTTCCTTATGGTGGAATAAGCTATAACAAAAAAGACTTTGGAAAAAAAATAAGATATGCTTTATCAACTGAAGTTTTTGACAAATTAAGAAATACGTCTATTCAAAATAAAGATTTTGAAAAATTTATTGATGAACTAAGACTTAATAAAAATGACTTTATATTTCTTGATCCGCCTTATGATAGTGATTTTTCAACATACGATAAAAATAAATTTGGCAAATCAGAGCAAAAGCGATTATTTAATTGCTTAAAACATACATCAGCACGATTTATGCTCATAATAAAAAACACGGAATTTATTTATGAAATGTATCATGATACATTTCATATTGAAAGTTTTACAAAAAATTATTTAGTCAGTTTTATGAATAGAAATGAAAAAAAAGTAAAGCATCTTATAATTACAAACTACTAA
- a CDS encoding nucleoside 2-deoxyribosyltransferase has protein sequence MTKTKTVYFGAGWFNEKQNDAYKAAMQALKANPTIDLENSYVPLDNQYKGINVAEHPEYLHDREWATATYNGDLVGIKSSDVVLGVYLPDEEDPGLAMEMGYAVGQGKYILLVMPDEDYGKPINLMSWGACDNAIKISELKDFDFNKPRYNFYDGAVY, from the coding sequence ATGACGAAAACAAAAACCGTTTATTTTGGTGCTGGTTGGTTTAATGAAAAGCAAAATGATGCTTATAAGGCAGCCATGCAAGCACTAAAAGCCAACCCTACGATCGATTTAGAAAACAGCTATGTCCCACTAGATAATCAATACAAAGGGATTAACGTAGCCGAGCATCCTGAATACTTACATGATCGCGAATGGGCAACTGCTACATACAATGGCGATTTAGTTGGTATTAAATCAAGTGATGTAGTGCTTGGCGTTTATCTGCCAGATGAAGAAGATCCAGGTTTAGCAATGGAAATGGGTTACGCCGTAGGTCAAGGAAAATACATTTTATTAGTTATGCCAGATGAAGATTATGGTAAGCCAATCAACTTAATGAGTTGGGGTGCTTGCGATAACGCCATTAAAATTAGTGAACTAAAAGATTTTGACTTCAATAAGCCTCGTTATAATTTCTATGATGGAGCTGTTTATTAA
- a CDS encoding tyrosine-protein phosphatase produces MTEKLKNQLIGVKSGRNFRELGGYQTKDGKTVKMHKLLRTANLGTLDENDQKLLQDYGVKYIVDFRSSTEAEAEPDRIPEGASYDFDPVFSEDLTNASSSVENVVAMGEKDPQAGFKHMFIAYDDMITSASAQKAYRHFFDLLLANDQDGQSLIFHCTAGKDRTGFGALLILSALGVPAQTIKQDYLLTNVTTADFVEDFLAKAKAKGANEATLNIIKDFQTVHPEYIDHVFETLDKNYGGVNNYLRDIMKLTDDEISQLRKIYLE; encoded by the coding sequence ATGACAGAAAAACTTAAAAACCAACTAATTGGTGTCAAAAGTGGACGGAACTTTCGCGAGTTGGGTGGTTACCAAACTAAAGACGGCAAAACCGTAAAGATGCACAAATTATTGCGGACGGCAAACTTAGGAACACTAGATGAAAATGATCAAAAGCTTTTGCAAGATTACGGTGTGAAATACATCGTAGACTTCAGAAGTAGTACCGAAGCTGAAGCCGAACCCGATCGAATTCCTGAAGGTGCTAGCTATGATTTTGATCCTGTTTTTAGCGAAGATTTAACTAATGCTTCTAGCAGTGTTGAAAATGTCGTTGCCATGGGCGAAAAAGATCCGCAGGCTGGTTTTAAGCATATGTTTATTGCCTACGACGACATGATTACTAGCGCTTCCGCACAAAAGGCTTACCGTCATTTCTTTGATCTACTACTAGCCAATGATCAAGACGGTCAAAGTCTAATTTTCCATTGTACAGCTGGAAAGGATCGGACCGGCTTTGGTGCATTGCTCATTTTGAGCGCTTTAGGTGTTCCTGCTCAAACCATTAAGCAAGATTACTTATTAACCAACGTGACAACCGCGGATTTTGTCGAAGATTTCCTAGCTAAAGCCAAAGCAAAAGGAGCAAACGAGGCTACCTTAAATATTATTAAGGACTTCCAAACCGTTCACCCTGAATACATTGACCATGTTTTCGAAACGCTTGATAAAAATTATGGTGGCGTTAACAACTATCTGCGTGATATTATGAAATTGACTGATGATGAAATCAGTCAGTTGCGTAAAATCTATTTAGAATAA
- a CDS encoding universal stress protein: MSTKKNNILVPVDGSDSAERSFDKAVKIALSEGAHIDILNVIDTRQFLGEMQDTVITSDTFYQMTQDAAEYLKSLKAWAHDNFDFDDIDYHIRYGSPKAIISYDFIKDHHNNLIIMGATGLNRVERMLMGSVTEYVNQHALADVLIVRTDINNQPLKQK, from the coding sequence ATGAGTACGAAAAAAAACAATATTTTAGTTCCAGTTGATGGCTCGGATTCTGCTGAAAGATCTTTTGATAAGGCAGTTAAGATTGCGCTATCAGAGGGGGCGCACATTGATATCTTAAATGTGATTGATACCAGACAATTTTTGGGTGAAATGCAAGATACGGTGATTACTAGTGATACTTTTTATCAGATGACTCAAGATGCAGCTGAATACCTCAAAAGCCTTAAAGCATGGGCTCATGATAATTTTGACTTTGATGATATCGATTATCACATTCGTTATGGCAGTCCAAAGGCGATAATTTCCTATGACTTTATTAAAGATCATCATAATAATTTGATTATTATGGGAGCAACAGGGTTAAATCGAGTTGAGAGAATGTTAATGGGCTCAGTAACAGAATATGTTAATCAGCATGCTCTGGCTGACGTATTGATTGTACGCACGGATATTAACAATCAGCCTCTTAAACAAAAATGA
- a CDS encoding phosphate/phosphite/phosphonate ABC transporter substrate-binding protein — protein sequence MKKFKRIMISALAAISVVTLTACANQKESKTSKSNDPKSLNVQFVPSDASGRMEGEGKPLEKMLSKRLGIPVHVTTSTDNNAEIEAMKSKKVDVGFLAADAYVQAHKQGAADVLLQSERYGIKQPGGTWTKKLVHTLRAEIVVRKNSNIKSWKDLKGKSISIQSPTSTTGYIFPVAELKQKGLDVTKKCKLVTVNGHDMAVLNVMSGDTDAAFVFEDARNKVLKDAPKIKQKVVPIYFTTPIPNDTISVSPSMPKAFRKKLANAFIDISKTKDGQKLIQKMYDQYGYRKAKDSDYDIVRKYEKIAQSLKKH from the coding sequence ATGAAGAAATTTAAGCGGATAATGATAAGTGCGTTAGCTGCAATTAGTGTAGTGACTTTAACAGCTTGTGCTAATCAAAAAGAGTCAAAAACTAGTAAAAGTAATGACCCCAAGTCGTTGAATGTGCAATTTGTTCCTAGTGATGCTTCTGGTCGTATGGAAGGTGAGGGTAAACCGTTAGAAAAGATGCTCTCGAAACGGTTAGGTATTCCAGTTCATGTGACTACTTCGACTGACAATAATGCCGAAATCGAAGCTATGAAATCCAAGAAGGTTGATGTTGGCTTTTTGGCGGCGGATGCCTATGTTCAAGCTCATAAGCAAGGTGCAGCCGATGTACTTTTGCAATCTGAGCGTTATGGAATTAAGCAACCAGGCGGAACTTGGACTAAGAAATTGGTACACACGCTGCGTGCTGAGATAGTTGTCAGAAAAAACTCTAACATCAAAAGTTGGAAGGACTTAAAAGGTAAATCAATTTCAATTCAAAGTCCAACTTCAACAACTGGTTATATCTTTCCAGTGGCAGAATTAAAGCAAAAAGGCTTAGATGTAACCAAAAAGTGTAAGTTAGTCACGGTTAATGGTCACGATATGGCAGTCTTAAATGTTATGAGTGGCGATACTGATGCGGCTTTTGTATTTGAGGATGCACGTAATAAAGTCTTAAAAGATGCTCCTAAGATTAAACAAAAGGTAGTGCCGATTTACTTTACTACACCAATTCCTAATGATACTATCTCGGTTTCTCCAAGTATGCCGAAAGCATTTCGTAAGAAGTTGGCTAATGCTTTTATCGATATTAGTAAGACTAAAGACGGTCAAAAATTAATCCAAAAAATGTATGACCAATATGGTTATCGTAAGGCTAAAGACAGTGATTATGATATAGTTCGTAAGTACGAGAAAATCGCCCAATCACTTAAAAAGCATTAA